TCCTCGAGCACGCGCAGGTGCTTCATCACCCCGAATCGCGTCATCTCCAGCGTGGACTCGAGCTCGGTCAGCGTGCGGCCGTCACGCTCGAAGAGCCGGTCGAGCAGGATGCGACGCGTCGGGTCGGCGAGCGCCTTGAAAACACGGTCGTCGTCCGTCATGGGGGGATCATATGTGACCGAACGGTCAC
The window above is part of the Candidatus Avedoeria danica genome. Proteins encoded here:
- a CDS encoding helix-turn-helix transcriptional regulator; protein product: MTDDDRVFKALADPTRRILLDRLFERDGRTLTELESTLEMTRFGVMKHLRVLEEANLIVTRRSGREKLHYLNPVPIRLIHDRWIDKFTERRITALTDLKKELEDT